The proteins below are encoded in one region of Halalkalicoccus jeotgali B3:
- a CDS encoding DHH family phosphoesterase, with product MSTGVTISSMSRYAILGCGSVGHAVADELIEQGKDVLIVDRDDDRVETLRDRDMNAQLGDIRDEEVAESVAERDVVLILSSDIGANKAAVSNVRAFDDDLFVIARASDPVSGDELADLGANSVINPAAVIAESALRLLESGELEHRAQHLSEIITTTQQKLAIVTHDNPDPDAIASAVALRAIAQYLDVEAEIFYFGDMGHQENRAFVNLLDVEMTPVSREDDDAFVGFDTIALVDHAMLTDTNEEFDQPVDILIDHHDIDIERDLPQDLPFIDIRPQMNSTSTILTKYVQEFDLSLEESVATALLYGIRAETLDFKRDTTPADLTAAAYLYPFANHDTLEQVESPSMSPETLDVLAEAITNREVQGSHLVSNAGFIRDREALEQAAQHLLNLEGITTTAVFGIANNTIYLAARSKDIRLNIGRVLLDAFEEIGETMGHSTQARVEIPLGIFTGIETSEDNRETLLHLTEEAVRKKLFAAMGVESEGGNGGS from the coding sequence ATGAGTACCGGCGTTACGATCTCCTCAATGTCTCGCTATGCGATTCTGGGCTGTGGGAGCGTGGGACACGCGGTCGCCGACGAACTGATCGAACAGGGAAAGGACGTGCTGATCGTCGACCGGGACGACGACCGCGTCGAGACCCTGCGCGACCGGGACATGAACGCCCAACTGGGGGACATCCGCGACGAAGAGGTCGCAGAGAGCGTCGCCGAGCGCGACGTCGTGTTGATCCTCTCCTCGGACATCGGGGCCAACAAGGCCGCCGTCTCGAACGTTCGTGCGTTCGACGACGACCTCTTCGTCATCGCTCGCGCGAGCGACCCCGTCTCGGGCGACGAACTCGCCGATCTCGGGGCCAACAGCGTTATCAACCCCGCTGCGGTGATCGCCGAATCCGCCCTCAGGCTGCTCGAATCGGGCGAGCTCGAACACCGCGCACAGCACCTCTCGGAGATCATCACCACCACCCAGCAGAAACTCGCGATCGTCACCCACGACAACCCCGACCCCGACGCGATCGCGAGCGCTGTCGCGCTCCGGGCGATCGCCCAGTACCTCGACGTCGAGGCCGAGATCTTCTACTTCGGGGACATGGGCCACCAGGAAAACCGGGCGTTCGTCAACCTTCTGGACGTCGAGATGACGCCCGTCTCGCGCGAGGACGACGACGCCTTCGTGGGGTTCGATACGATCGCGCTGGTCGATCACGCGATGTTGACCGACACCAACGAGGAGTTCGATCAGCCCGTCGACATCCTCATCGACCACCACGACATCGATATCGAGCGCGACCTCCCACAGGATCTGCCGTTTATCGACATTCGCCCGCAGATGAACTCCACCTCGACGATCCTCACCAAGTACGTCCAGGAGTTCGATCTGAGTCTCGAGGAGTCGGTCGCGACCGCCCTGCTCTATGGGATCCGCGCCGAGACGCTCGATTTCAAGCGCGACACCACGCCCGCCGACCTCACCGCCGCCGCGTACCTCTACCCGTTTGCGAACCACGACACCTTAGAGCAGGTCGAATCGCCCTCGATGAGCCCCGAAACACTGGACGTGCTCGCAGAGGCCATCACGAACCGCGAGGTTCAGGGCAGTCACCTCGTCTCGAACGCGGGATTCATCCGGGATCGTGAGGCGCTCGAACAGGCCGCCCAGCACCTCCTCAATCTGGAGGGGATCACCACGACCGCCGTCTTCGGCATCGCGAACAACACCATCTACCTCGCGGCTCGCTCGAAGGACATCCGCCTGAACATCGGGCGCGTGCTGCTGGACGCCTTCGAGGAGATCGGCGAGACGATGGGGCACTCGACACAGGCCCGCGTCGAGATTCCACTGGGTATCTTTACCGGCATCGAGACCAGCGAGGACAACCGCGAGACGCTCCTCCATCTCACCGAGGAGGCGGTCCGAAAGAAACTCTTCGCTGCGATGGGCGTCGAGAGCGAGGGCGGAAACGGCGGCTCGTAA
- a CDS encoding metal ABC transporter ATP-binding protein, with the protein MSESPIVRLEDVTFAYDGRPAVEDVSLTVEDGEFLGLVGPNGSGKTTLLKLMLGLVAPDAGRVELFGEPVDAFDDGERLGYVSQHSTGAERTMPITVREVVTMGRYPHTRFGRLGRHDREMVQQALERVEIAELSDRRINELSGGQKQRAFIARTLAGEADLLALDEPTVGVDADSRDAFYTLLDELTDRGITVVLIEHDIGVVTDHADRIACINRELYHHGDPAGFVESDALARAYGTNSRLIEHGH; encoded by the coding sequence GTGAGCGAGTCGCCGATCGTCCGTCTCGAGGACGTGACCTTCGCCTACGACGGCCGGCCCGCCGTCGAGGACGTCTCGCTAACCGTCGAGGACGGCGAGTTCCTCGGGCTCGTCGGGCCCAACGGCTCGGGCAAGACCACCCTGTTGAAGCTGATGCTGGGGCTGGTCGCCCCCGACGCCGGGCGGGTCGAGCTGTTCGGCGAGCCGGTAGACGCGTTCGACGACGGCGAGCGCCTCGGCTACGTCTCCCAGCACTCGACGGGCGCGGAGCGGACGATGCCGATCACGGTCAGGGAGGTCGTTACGATGGGGCGGTACCCGCATACGCGCTTCGGACGGTTGGGACGTCACGACCGCGAGATGGTCCAGCAGGCCCTCGAACGGGTGGAGATCGCCGAACTATCGGACCGCCGGATCAACGAGCTCTCCGGTGGGCAGAAACAGCGCGCCTTCATCGCCCGGACGCTGGCGGGCGAGGCGGACCTGCTGGCACTCGACGAGCCCACGGTCGGGGTCGACGCCGACTCCCGGGACGCCTTCTACACTCTGCTCGACGAGTTGACCGATCGGGGGATCACGGTCGTCCTGATCGAACACGACATCGGGGTCGTCACCGACCACGCCGACCGGATCGCCTGCATCAACCGCGAACTGTACCACCACGGCGATCCGGCGGGGTTCGTCGAGAGCGACGCGCTCGCACGCGCGTACGGAACAAACAGTCGACTGATCGAACACGGCCACTGA
- the dpsA gene encoding DNA starvation/stationary phase protection protein DpsA, which yields MSTQKSVRQQADEVEENPIRLDTEKAEQVIDALNTDLSNLYVIYHQLKKHHWNVEGAEFRDLHLFLEEAYEHAEEHADVIAERAQAIGGVPVAGPSNLEERATVEFEGEDVYDVRTSLSNDLEIYAETVERMREHVQLASDLGDYGSEEILREALVEIEDDAHHFHHYLEDDSLVVEEAVHK from the coding sequence ATGAGCACCCAGAAATCCGTCCGTCAGCAGGCCGACGAGGTAGAGGAGAACCCGATCCGGTTGGACACCGAGAAGGCAGAGCAGGTCATCGACGCGCTGAACACCGACCTGTCGAACCTCTACGTCATCTACCACCAGCTCAAGAAACACCACTGGAACGTCGAGGGCGCGGAGTTCCGCGACCTGCACCTGTTCCTCGAAGAAGCCTACGAGCACGCCGAGGAGCACGCCGACGTCATCGCCGAGCGCGCCCAAGCCATCGGCGGCGTCCCGGTTGCCGGCCCCTCGAACCTCGAGGAGCGTGCGACCGTCGAATTCGAGGGCGAGGACGTCTACGACGTGCGTACCTCCCTGTCTAACGATCTGGAGATCTACGCCGAGACGGTCGAGCGCATGCGCGAGCACGTCCAGCTCGCGAGCGATCTGGGCGACTACGGCAGCGAGGAGATCCTCCGCGAGGCGCTCGTGGAGATCGAGGACGACGCCCACCACTTCCACCACTACCTCGAGGACGACAGCCTCGTCGTCGAGGAAGCGGTCCACAAGTAA
- a CDS encoding metal ABC transporter solute-binding protein, Zn/Mn family, which produces MNRTRRRFLTGGAGALATATAGCLDSLGSGAPSVGGQSDDSAAATASFFTLADFARNVAGEALSVENAVPMGQHGHGWEPRSDITVEIVERDAFVHLGIEGFQRWADEVVGEIERNHEGVASIAAAEDVELSEYGGHDHNHDGGGEGSHSDDHDNESDHDHDHGDHEHGHDHGEGDYDPHVWVDPVRSRQVVETIRDGLMEADSENAETYEENAGSYLTDLEELHGRFEEGLAGRDHDTVVVAGHDSYGYLGERYGFEIHTPQGVSPETEATPSQIAETVDLIEREGIEVVLYDHFEGDSLARTIAEEAGTVRDVAALSPAESITTEWDAEGLDYVGQMGEINLPALRAALGAGS; this is translated from the coding sequence ATGAACCGAACACGGCGCCGATTCCTGACGGGGGGAGCCGGCGCACTCGCCACCGCAACTGCCGGCTGTTTGGACTCGTTGGGCAGCGGCGCGCCGAGCGTGGGGGGCCAATCGGACGACAGCGCCGCAGCGACGGCCTCGTTTTTCACGCTCGCGGACTTCGCTCGGAACGTCGCTGGCGAGGCGCTTTCCGTCGAGAACGCGGTTCCGATGGGCCAGCACGGACACGGCTGGGAGCCTCGCTCCGACATCACCGTCGAGATCGTCGAGCGCGACGCGTTCGTCCACCTCGGGATCGAGGGGTTCCAGCGCTGGGCCGACGAGGTCGTCGGCGAGATCGAGCGTAACCACGAGGGCGTGGCGTCAATCGCCGCCGCCGAGGACGTCGAACTCTCCGAATACGGCGGCCACGACCATAACCACGACGGCGGCGGGGAAGGCAGTCACAGCGACGACCACGATAACGAAAGCGATCACGACCATGATCACGGCGATCACGAGCATGGCCACGACCACGGGGAGGGCGACTACGACCCCCACGTCTGGGTCGATCCGGTGCGCTCCCGGCAGGTCGTCGAGACGATCCGGGACGGGCTGATGGAGGCCGACTCCGAGAACGCCGAGACCTACGAGGAGAACGCCGGCTCCTACCTCACGGACCTCGAGGAGCTTCACGGACGCTTCGAGGAGGGGCTCGCGGGTCGGGACCACGACACCGTCGTCGTCGCGGGTCACGATTCGTATGGCTATCTCGGAGAGCGCTACGGATTCGAGATCCACACCCCACAGGGCGTCTCCCCCGAGACCGAGGCCACCCCGTCCCAGATCGCCGAGACGGTCGATCTGATCGAGCGCGAGGGGATCGAGGTCGTCCTCTACGACCACTTCGAGGGTGACAGCCTCGCTCGAACCATCGCCGAGGAGGCCGGAACCGTACGCGACGTGGCGGCGCTCTCGCCCGCCGAGAGCATTACCACCGAATGGGACGCGGAGGGGCTCGACTACGTCGGCCAGATGGGCGAGATCAACCTCCCGGCGCTCCGGGCGGCACTGGGGGCGGGGTCGTGA
- a CDS encoding metal ABC transporter permease has product MVSKRLRQILLVVFGVAVLGLFVPIAFGIMPRVFFEASCSAGRSFGTSIACYGFVWNALTTAVFIGIVGPVIGTYLVHREMALIGETLAHAAFAGVAVGTLLFAGSGWGTPLLLSALVAGIVGALAVQFLADRTGSYGDVPIAIMLTGSFALGTLVISLGGGFATVDINSILFGSIATVGGGSVLLMAVLSIAVVGTVALTYKPLLYITFDEEAARVARFNVSAYNTLLIVLTAMVVVGSMQILGVILVAAMLVVPVAAAAQLTNGFRDSLFAAVLVGECAAVAGLLLSWRYSLAPGATIVVVAIGIYLLSIAAPNRAGSGAR; this is encoded by the coding sequence ATGGTCTCGAAACGCCTTCGGCAGATCCTTCTGGTCGTCTTCGGGGTCGCCGTCCTCGGTCTGTTCGTCCCGATCGCGTTCGGGATCATGCCCCGTGTCTTCTTCGAGGCCTCCTGTTCGGCCGGCCGGTCGTTCGGGACCTCGATCGCCTGTTACGGGTTCGTCTGGAACGCCCTGACGACGGCGGTGTTTATCGGGATCGTCGGCCCCGTCATCGGCACCTACCTCGTCCATCGTGAGATGGCGCTGATCGGCGAGACCCTCGCCCACGCCGCCTTCGCGGGCGTCGCGGTCGGTACCTTGCTGTTTGCCGGGTCGGGGTGGGGCACCCCGCTCTTGCTCTCGGCGCTGGTCGCCGGGATCGTCGGCGCGCTCGCCGTGCAGTTTCTGGCCGACCGCACCGGCTCCTACGGCGACGTTCCGATCGCGATCATGCTCACAGGCAGTTTCGCGCTCGGCACACTCGTCATCAGTCTGGGCGGCGGCTTTGCGACCGTCGACATCAACAGCATCCTCTTCGGTTCGATCGCGACCGTCGGCGGCGGGAGCGTCCTGTTGATGGCGGTTTTAAGCATCGCCGTCGTCGGAACCGTCGCGCTGACCTACAAGCCGCTTTTGTACATCACGTTCGACGAGGAGGCCGCCCGCGTCGCCCGCTTCAACGTCTCGGCGTACAACACCCTGCTGATCGTCCTGACGGCGATGGTCGTCGTCGGCTCGATGCAGATCCTCGGAGTCATCCTCGTGGCGGCGATGCTGGTCGTGCCCGTCGCGGCGGCCGCACAGCTCACCAACGGGTTCCGGGACTCGCTGTTCGCGGCGGTCCTCGTCGGCGAGTGTGCGGCGGTCGCGGGCCTGTTGCTCTCGTGGCGCTACTCGCTTGCACCCGGCGCGACGATCGTCGTCGTCGCCATCGGGATCTACCTGCTCTCGATCGCCGCGCCGAACCGGGCCGGATCGGGCGCGCGCTGA
- a CDS encoding YbaK/EbsC family protein has translation MHPRAAEFRERAAEEHGLEIDVEEFPEGTKTAADAAAAVGCEVAQIASSLVFLADDDPIVVVTSGANRVDEDALARALGADSVGMAGTDRIRETLGWSIGGVPPICHDSQLPVLFDPTLSGFETVWAAAGTPQAVFPVDPERLKRLADATEHDVTV, from the coding sequence ATGCATCCACGCGCGGCCGAGTTCCGCGAACGGGCGGCCGAGGAGCACGGACTCGAGATCGACGTCGAGGAGTTCCCCGAGGGCACGAAGACGGCTGCCGACGCCGCCGCGGCCGTCGGCTGTGAGGTCGCGCAGATCGCGAGTAGCCTGGTCTTTCTGGCCGACGACGACCCCATCGTGGTCGTCACCAGCGGCGCAAACCGCGTCGACGAGGACGCCCTCGCCAGGGCGCTCGGGGCCGACTCGGTCGGAATGGCCGGTACCGACCGGATCAGGGAGACGCTCGGCTGGTCTATCGGCGGCGTCCCGCCGATCTGTCACGACTCGCAACTCCCGGTACTGTTCGATCCCACCCTGAGCGGGTTCGAAACCGTCTGGGCCGCCGCCGGCACCCCCCAGGCCGTCTTCCCCGTCGATCCCGAGCGCCTGAAACGACTCGCCGACGCGACCGAACACGACGTGACTGTCTGA
- a CDS encoding NADH:flavin oxidoreductase/NADH oxidase, translating into MTADLFSSLALRETELPNRVMVSPMCQYSCEDRDGLATEWHRVHLGSRAVGGAGVVMAEATAVSPEGRITPEDLGIWSDEHKERLAPIAEFIAEQGSVPAIQLAHAGRKASKSRPWEGSEPLQPDEGGWEVLAPNEDPWPYENESPPQKAMTQADIEGVVEDYRAAAKRALEAGFEVAEVHAAHGYLLHEFLSPVTNDRTDEYGGDFENRTRLVRQVTEAVRDVWPDDNPVFVRISGTDWLPERESWTIEQSVDLADELYELGADLIDVSSGMLHPDQQLPQEGSASQLPLAAQVREERETDIAVGAVGGITDAEQADELIREGDADLAIVGREHLRDPYFALHAAAELGEDVEPPVQYDRGF; encoded by the coding sequence ATGACAGCCGACCTCTTCAGCTCTCTCGCGCTTCGGGAGACCGAACTCCCGAACCGCGTCATGGTCTCGCCGATGTGTCAGTACTCCTGTGAGGACCGCGACGGTCTGGCCACCGAGTGGCACCGCGTCCATCTGGGCTCGCGCGCAGTGGGCGGGGCGGGCGTCGTCATGGCCGAGGCGACCGCCGTCTCGCCCGAGGGACGGATCACGCCCGAGGACCTCGGAATCTGGAGCGACGAGCACAAAGAGCGCCTCGCCCCGATCGCGGAGTTCATCGCCGAGCAGGGCAGCGTTCCGGCGATCCAGCTCGCCCACGCGGGCCGAAAGGCGAGCAAGAGCCGCCCGTGGGAGGGCAGCGAGCCGCTCCAGCCCGACGAGGGCGGCTGGGAGGTGCTCGCCCCGAACGAGGACCCCTGGCCCTACGAGAACGAGTCACCACCGCAGAAGGCGATGACTCAGGCCGACATCGAGGGCGTCGTCGAGGACTACCGCGCGGCCGCAAAACGCGCACTGGAGGCGGGCTTCGAGGTCGCGGAGGTCCACGCCGCTCATGGATACTTACTCCACGAGTTCCTGTCTCCCGTGACCAACGACCGCACCGACGAATATGGGGGAGACTTCGAGAACCGCACCCGACTGGTCCGGCAGGTCACCGAGGCCGTCAGAGACGTGTGGCCCGACGACAACCCCGTCTTCGTGCGGATCTCGGGCACCGACTGGCTGCCCGAGCGCGAGTCGTGGACCATCGAGCAGTCGGTCGACCTCGCGGACGAGCTCTACGAACTGGGCGCGGACCTGATCGACGTCTCCAGTGGTATGCTCCACCCCGACCAGCAACTGCCCCAGGAGGGCTCTGCGAGCCAGCTTCCGCTGGCGGCGCAGGTCCGCGAGGAGCGCGAAACCGACATCGCGGTCGGCGCGGTCGGCGGGATCACCGACGCCGAGCAGGCCGACGAACTGATCCGCGAGGGCGATGCGGATCTGGCGATCGTCGGTCGCGAGCACCTCCGAGACCCCTACTTCGCGCTGCACGCTGCTGCCGAACTCGGCGAGGACGTCGAGCCGCCGGTCCAGTACGATCGCGGGTTCTGA
- a CDS encoding PRC-barrel domain-containing protein encodes MDQERTSQEITSLVGREVYSNNGVFVGEVDDIKLDLGTEIVTGLALRDPNEELFGADVRGTRGVLIPYRWVRAVGDVVLVNDVVERLETPEEEGEEVVA; translated from the coding sequence ATGGATCAGGAGCGAACGTCCCAAGAGATCACGTCGCTCGTGGGCCGCGAGGTCTACTCGAACAACGGCGTGTTCGTCGGCGAAGTCGACGACATCAAACTCGATCTCGGGACCGAGATCGTCACGGGTCTCGCGCTGCGCGACCCCAACGAAGAGCTGTTCGGAGCGGACGTCCGGGGCACCCGTGGCGTCCTCATCCCCTACCGATGGGTTCGGGCGGTCGGCGACGTGGTACTCGTAAACGACGTCGTCGAGCGCCTCGAAACCCCCGAAGAGGAGGGCGAAGAGGTCGTCGCGTAG
- a CDS encoding DUF7544 domain-containing protein yields MAWYALRAVGESVSAARRLLAGASLSAWLRFAVLASFVGTLITPFLTDFNRGGSVLAALPETATAGLLAAAVVLGAAALCVGSVFEFVFLDALRGERIRLVADSARRFRAGLQVFALRVVLVALAGGLSVAVLSFEPPAALAVCALVLALACLAIDHLTRAFVVPIMLLEGCSLAAGWRAFSPALGAEWREYALYLLIAAALWAAIALGGGLLGALVALVVLVPFGALGTAVGGALVAQGLSRSVVDQAIIGTLLGPYLLVVLLLILLVHVPFVTYLRYVGLFVLGDTEERYDPIPRVRATIRRD; encoded by the coding sequence ATGGCGTGGTACGCACTCCGGGCGGTCGGCGAGTCAGTGAGTGCGGCCCGACGGCTGCTCGCGGGGGCGTCGCTCTCGGCGTGGCTCCGCTTTGCGGTCCTCGCGTCGTTTGTCGGAACGCTGATCACGCCGTTTCTCACCGACTTCAACCGCGGCGGGTCAGTGCTTGCGGCCCTCCCGGAGACGGCGACGGCCGGCCTGCTGGCGGCGGCGGTGGTCCTCGGGGCGGCGGCGCTCTGTGTCGGCTCGGTCTTCGAGTTCGTCTTTCTCGACGCGCTTCGCGGCGAACGGATACGGTTGGTTGCGGACAGCGCCCGGCGCTTTCGGGCCGGTCTACAGGTGTTCGCGCTGCGTGTCGTCCTCGTGGCGCTCGCGGGGGGCCTGTCAGTCGCGGTCCTCTCGTTCGAGCCTCCGGCGGCGCTCGCCGTCTGCGCGCTCGTGCTCGCGCTCGCGTGTCTCGCCATCGATCACCTGACGCGCGCGTTCGTCGTCCCGATCATGCTTCTGGAGGGGTGTTCGCTGGCGGCGGGGTGGCGGGCGTTCTCGCCGGCGCTCGGTGCCGAATGGCGCGAGTACGCGCTCTACTTGCTGATCGCGGCGGCCCTCTGGGCGGCGATTGCGCTCGGGGGCGGCCTGCTCGGCGCGCTGGTAGCGCTCGTCGTTCTCGTTCCCTTCGGAGCCCTCGGAACGGCCGTCGGCGGCGCGCTCGTCGCTCAGGGGTTGTCGCGTTCCGTCGTCGATCAGGCGATCATCGGCACCCTGTTGGGGCCGTACCTGCTCGTGGTCCTGTTGCTGATCCTGCTGGTTCACGTCCCGTTCGTGACCTACCTCCGGTACGTCGGACTGTTCGTGCTTGGCGATACGGAGGAACGCTACGATCCGATCCCGAGGGTTCGGGCGACGATCAGACGTGACTGA
- a CDS encoding carbohydrate kinase family protein, which translates to MSDPDILVAGETLIDFLPEHPGSLREVETFTRRPGGAPANVAVGLAVLDETPWFWTRVGDDPFGEALVGTLVEYGLPDDLVERDPDAKTTLAFVSHDETADRQFSFYRDGTADTRMKPGSLDDDLVEGVSWVHLGGVTLASEPSRTATLELAERASDAGCTVSFDPNARPELWPDREEFERLIEEILPHVDVLKATPEDLAEAGIDGDGTDLARAACDRGPHTTLLTLGGEGALAVATDRAPWSGEATHPGYRVDPVDTTGAGDAFTAGAIAALSGGGDLGEAIGFGNAVAATTTTAEGAMTALPERERVERFRAERE; encoded by the coding sequence ATGTCGGACCCGGACATCCTCGTCGCGGGCGAGACGCTGATCGACTTCCTCCCCGAACACCCCGGATCGCTTCGGGAGGTCGAGACCTTCACTCGTAGGCCCGGCGGCGCACCCGCGAACGTCGCCGTCGGCCTCGCGGTTCTCGACGAAACTCCCTGGTTCTGGACGCGTGTCGGGGACGACCCGTTCGGGGAGGCCCTCGTCGGGACGCTCGTCGAGTACGGTCTCCCCGACGACCTCGTCGAGCGCGACCCCGACGCGAAGACCACACTGGCGTTCGTTTCCCACGACGAAACCGCCGACCGCCAGTTCAGCTTCTATCGGGACGGGACGGCCGATACACGCATGAAGCCCGGATCACTCGACGACGACCTCGTCGAGGGCGTCTCGTGGGTCCACCTGGGCGGTGTGACCCTCGCGAGCGAGCCCTCGCGGACGGCGACCCTCGAACTGGCCGAGCGCGCGAGCGATGCGGGCTGTACCGTCTCCTTCGACCCGAACGCCCGGCCCGAACTCTGGCCCGACCGCGAGGAGTTCGAACGACTGATCGAGGAGATCCTTCCGCACGTCGACGTGTTGAAGGCGACCCCCGAGGACCTCGCGGAGGCGGGAATCGACGGCGACGGGACGGACCTCGCGCGTGCGGCCTGCGACCGGGGCCCGCACACGACGCTGTTGACCCTCGGTGGCGAGGGCGCGCTCGCGGTCGCGACCGATCGAGCGCCGTGGAGCGGCGAGGCGACCCACCCGGGCTATCGGGTCGATCCCGTCGATACGACCGGCGCAGGGGACGCCTTCACCGCGGGGGCGATCGCGGCGCTCTCGGGCGGCGGGGACCTCGGGGAGGCCATCGGGTTCGGGAACGCGGTCGCGGCGACGACGACGACCGCCGAGGGCGCGATGACGGCGTTGCCCGAGCGCGAGCGCGTCGAGCGCTTCCGGGCTGAACGCGAGTAG
- the guaB gene encoding IMP dehydrogenase: MASTAFLDKLDVPEALTFDDVLLRPKESRVEPDDADLSTRVSTNVSLNVPVLSAAMDTVTESELATEMARQGGLGVLHRNMDVPEMVDSIERVKRADELIIRDVVTASPEQTVRDVDAMMEREGVSGAPVIDEEQEVLGIISGTDIRPYLEVGERDAVREAMTDEVITAPEDVSAREALELMYDHKIERVPIVDTENRLQGLVTMQGILQRREYGNAIHDAEDRLRVGVAVGPFDDERAVAADEAGADVLFIDCAHAHNMNVIDSARAITENVEADVVVGNVGTREAAAEIVEFADGLKVGIGPGSICTTRVVSGSGMPQITAVAQVADVASEYDVPVIADGGIRYSGDAIKAIAAGADAVMLGSYFAGTDEAPGRVITMNGKRYKQYRGMGSVGAMRSGGGDRYLKDEPDEEDEYVPEGVEAATPYKGSLESELHQLTGGMKSGMGYVGAGTIPGFKERAEFVRVSSAGQAEGHAHDVVITDEAPNYSPTQE; encoded by the coding sequence ATGGCGAGTACCGCTTTCCTCGACAAACTCGACGTACCGGAAGCGCTGACGTTCGACGACGTGTTGCTTCGACCCAAGGAGAGCCGCGTCGAACCCGACGACGCCGACCTTTCTACACGCGTGTCGACGAACGTCTCGCTCAACGTTCCCGTCCTCTCGGCGGCGATGGACACCGTCACCGAGAGCGAACTGGCCACCGAGATGGCCCGCCAGGGCGGGCTGGGCGTGCTCCACCGGAATATGGACGTCCCCGAAATGGTCGACTCGATCGAGCGCGTCAAGCGTGCCGACGAACTGATCATTCGGGACGTCGTGACCGCGAGCCCCGAGCAGACAGTCCGAGACGTCGACGCGATGATGGAACGCGAGGGAGTCAGCGGCGCCCCCGTCATCGACGAGGAGCAGGAAGTCCTCGGCATCATCTCGGGCACCGACATCCGGCCGTATCTGGAGGTCGGCGAGCGCGACGCGGTCCGGGAGGCGATGACCGACGAGGTCATCACCGCCCCCGAGGACGTCTCGGCGCGGGAAGCCCTCGAACTGATGTACGACCACAAGATCGAGCGCGTCCCCATCGTCGACACCGAGAACCGACTCCAGGGACTGGTCACGATGCAGGGGATCCTCCAACGCCGGGAGTACGGAAACGCGATCCACGACGCCGAGGACCGACTGCGAGTCGGGGTCGCCGTGGGCCCGTTCGACGATGAGCGCGCGGTCGCCGCCGACGAGGCCGGCGCGGACGTGCTCTTCATCGACTGTGCGCACGCCCACAACATGAACGTCATCGACAGCGCGCGGGCGATCACCGAGAACGTCGAGGCCGACGTCGTCGTCGGCAACGTCGGGACCCGCGAGGCCGCCGCCGAGATCGTCGAGTTCGCCGACGGCCTCAAGGTCGGGATCGGTCCCGGCTCGATCTGTACCACCCGCGTGGTTTCGGGCTCGGGCATGCCCCAGATCACCGCCGTCGCACAGGTCGCAGACGTCGCGAGCGAGTACGACGTCCCCGTGATCGCCGACGGCGGCATTCGTTACTCGGGCGACGCGATCAAGGCGATCGCCGCCGGCGCCGACGCCGTCATGCTCGGGTCCTATTTCGCGGGCACCGATGAGGCACCCGGGCGCGTCATCACCATGAACGGCAAGCGCTACAAACAGTACAGAGGAATGGGCTCGGTCGGCGCGATGCGCTCGGGCGGGGGCGACCGCTACCTGAAGGACGAACCCGACGAGGAAGACGAGTACGTCCCCGAGGGCGTCGAGGCCGCGACACCATATAAGGGCAGCCTCGAAAGCGAACTCCACCAACTGACGGGCGGGATGAAAAGCGGGATGGGCTACGTCGGCGCGGGGACGATCCCGGGGTTCAAGGAGCGCGCGGAGTTCGTGCGCGTCTCCTCTGCCGGCCAGGCCGAAGGCCACGCTCACGATGTCGTGATCACCGACGAGGCACCCAACTACAGCCCGACACAGGAGTAG